The Apis mellifera strain DH4 linkage group LG16, Amel_HAv3.1, whole genome shotgun sequence genome has a segment encoding these proteins:
- the LOC551771 gene encoding methionine aminopeptidase 2: protein MAAVLDEVGKSAEKLVNEEKDEIVDEEDETGAVEASKKKKKKKKKKKAGAGEASADVPEGEEEKTKNDNAIDEEVDIEATENDAETEDIKKKKKKRKSRGKGPKQQTDPPTIPVSELFSDGNFPIGQIMDHPPAAGIDDRTAKERFSSEEARAFDRMHNDIYNEARQAAEAHRQTRKHIMKWVKPGMTMIEICNELENTARKLIGEDGLKAGLAFPTGCSRNHCAAHYTPNAGDPTVLEYDDVTKIDFGTHINGRIIDCAFTLAFNPKYDKLIEAVRDATNTGIKAAGIDVQLCDVGAAIQEVMESYEIELDGKTYPVKSIRNLNGHSIAPYRIHAGKTVPIVKGGEATRMEENEFYAIETFGSTGRGIVHDDLDCSHYMKSFDAGFVPLRLQSSKSLLNVINKHFGTLAFCKRWLDRVGCTKYQMALKDLCDKGAVEAYPPLVDVKGCYTAQFEHTLVLRPTCKEVISRGDDY, encoded by the exons ATGGCTGCCGTATTGGACGAAGTCGGCAAATCCGCCGAAAAATTagtaaatgaagaaaaagatgaaattgttGATGAAGAAGATGAAACTGGTGCAGTAGAAGcgtctaaaaagaaaaaaaagaagaaaaagaagaagaaagctg gagCTGGTGAAGCTAGTGCAGATGTTccagaaggagaagaagaaaaaacaaaaaatgataaCGCTATAGATGaag AAGTTGATATAGAGGCAACAGAAAATGATGCAGAAacagaagatattaaaaagaaaaagaagaaacgtaaaTCACGTGGGAAAGGTCCTAAACAACAAACAGATCCACCAACTATTCCTGTGtcagaattattttcagatgGAAATTTCCCAATTGGACAAATAATGGATCATCCACCTGCTGCAGGAATAGATGATAGAACAGCTAAAGAACGTTTTTCAAGTGAAGAAGCAAGAGCTTTTGATAGAATgcataatgatatttataatgaagcAAGGCAAGCAGCTGAAGCTCATAGACAAACAAGAAAACATATTATGAAATGG gtGAAACCTGGAATGACTATGATAGAAATTTGcaatgaattagaaaatacAGCTAGAAAGTTAATAGGAGAAGATGGATTGAAAGCTGGATTAGCATTTCCAACTGGTTGTTCAAGAAATCATTGTGCAGCTCATTATACTCCAAATGCCGGAGATCCAACTGTTTTAGAATATGATGATGTTACcaaaattgattttggaaCACATATTAATGGACGAATCATTGATTGTGCATTTACATTGGCATTCAATCCAAAATATGATAAGCTCATAGAAGCTGTTCGTGATGCGACAAATACAGGTATCAAAGCTGCTGGTATTGATGTTCAATTATGCGATGTTGGTGCTGCAATTCAAGAAGTTATGGAATcatatgaaattgaattagatGGCAAAACTTATCcg gTAAAATCTATAAGAAATCTTAATGGTCATTCAATTGCTCCGTATCGTATTCACGCTGGAAAAACTGTACCGATAGTTAAAGGTGGCGAAGCTACCAGGATGGAAGAGAATGAATTTTATGCTATTGAAACTTTTGGATCTACTGGAAGAGGAATTGTTCACGATGATTTAGACTGTTCTCATTACATGAAGAGCTTTGATGCCGGTTTCGTTCCATTAAGATTGCAAAGTAGCAAATCTTTACTCAacgttattaataaacatttcg GTACTTTGGCTTTCTGCAAACGGTGGTTAGATCGTGTTGGTTGCACGAAATATCAAATGGCTTTGAAGGATTTATGTGATAAAGGTGCAGTAGAAGCTTATCCACCTTTAGTTGATGTCAAAGGATGTTATACTGCTCAATTTGAGCATACTCTTGTTTTACGCCCAACATGTAAAGAAGTTATTTCTCGCGGAGATGACTACTGA
- the LOC412084 gene encoding leucine-rich repeat-containing protein 40 isoform X1, producing MSDMKKKVYHSAVFKKRTKNDDNAELSEVIIISARKNGNLNLSSKGLFTVPDRVWTINDLTEEEIKNLHVELDYIHDNERWWEQEPLKMLDLSCNSLKAIDSKIECLTELTTLYLHNNLLEDLPIEIGNLKKLEILNLSNNKLEKLPHEFYKLIELRQLSLKNNNIKQLDPAFGDFIMLTYLDLSYNNLTELPIGMGYLVRLISLDLNHNILKELPPDLTNMRALQKLNASYNDLEILPPLGELRKVETVMLQTNKLTTFPDMSGCIQLRILHLADNNITEIDMSCLEGVGQLKTLTLGNNQIESIPEEIIKLVYLEIFDLSYNKITLIPEHIGLMPNIKQLIIDGNDIKNIRTDIIRCGTSRILKYIQQGLKSTNLDSKKHVTLNTSTNIYPDRYTMHSTKLLSLAGQNLTEIPQEVLENACKADVGTVDLSRNNFSTLPDELHIITKVADLKLTSNQLTHIPEWICEKYKYLQILDLSKNCLESLPSNIGLLKYLQELNISFNRYKEIPESVYDVSSLEILIANDNLITNIDILSLQKLQKLTILNLANNNIGYIPPELGNLKNLRNLSLSGNCFKQPRQAILMKSTEEILAYLRNRIPQ from the exons ATGAGtgacatgaaaaaaaaagtttatcatTCTGCAGTGTTTAAAAAACGAACAAAAAATGACGATAATGCTGAATTGTCAGAGGTTATCATTATATCTGctagaaaaaatggaaatttaaatctctCTTCGAAGGGATTATTCACGG TACCTGATAGAGTATGGactataaatgatttaactgaagaagaaataaaaaatttacatgttGAACTTGATTATATTCATGATAATGAACGATGGTGGGAACAAGAACCTCTCAAAATGTTGGATTTAAGTTGCAACAGTTTAAAGGCAATTGATTCAAAAATAGAATGTTTGACAGAATTAACTACATTATAT ttacacaataatttattggaaGATTTGCCAATTGAAataggaaatttaaaaaagttagaaatactaaatttatcaaataataaattagaaaaattaccacatgaattttataaactaattGAATTGCGTCAATTaagcttaaaaaataataatataaaacagcTTGATCCAGCATTTGGTGATTTCATAATGTTGACTTATTTg GACTTatcatacaataatttaactgAATTACCAATTGGAATGGGATATTTAGTTAGACTTATTTCTTTggatttaaatcataatatattaaaagagttACCACCTGATTTAACAAATATGAGAG catTACAAAAGTTAAATGCAAGTTATAATGACTTGGAAATATTGCCACCTCTGGGTGAATTAAGGAAGGTAGAAACAGTGATGTtgcaaacaaataaattaacaacatTTCCTGATATGTCTGGTTGTATACAGTTAAGAATACTACATTTGGCTGATAATAACATTACT gaaattGATATGTCTTGTTTAGAAGGTGTAGGACAATTAAAAACATTGACATTAggaaataatcaaattgaatCTATACCagaggaaataataaaattggtgtatctagaaatttttgatttatcataCAACAAAATAACTCT AATTCCAGAACATATTGGCTTAATGCCTAATATAAAACAACTTATAATTGAtggaaatgatataaaaaatattagaacagATATAATACGATGTGGTACatctcgaattttaaaatatatacaacaaGGTCTTAAAAGTACAAACTTAGATTCCAAAAAACATGTAACATTAAATACtagtacaaatatttatccagATAG atATACAATGCATAGTACAAAATTGTTGAGTTTGGCTGGACAAAATCTTACTGAAATACCACAAGAAGTTTTGGAAAATGCATGTAAAGCTGATGTAGGTACTGTGGATTTAAGTAGAAATAACTTTTCTACATTACCTGatgaattacatataattacaaaagttGCTGATTTAAAATTGACATCTAATCAATTAACACATATACCAGAATggatttgtgaaaaatataaatatctacaaattttagatttaagcaAAAATTGTTTAGAATCACTTCCTTCTAACATTGGCTtgcttaaatatttacaagaacttaatatttcatttaacag atataaagaaataccAGAATCAGTTTATGATGTGAGTTctctagaaatattaatagcaAATGacaatttaattactaatattgatatattatctctacaaaaattacaaaaacttacaatattaaatcttgccaataataatattggataCATACCACCAGAACttggtaatttaaaaaatctaag gaATCTATCTTTATCTGGAAATTGTTTTAAACAACCTAGACAAGCAATTCTAATGAAATCTACAGAAGAAATTCTTGCATATCTTAGAAACAGAATACCtcagtaa
- the LOC412083 gene encoding coatomer subunit gamma isoform X1, producing the protein MLLNAIRKRKKMFLVNRFKRLLVVEDNFSPMNSFISRGGNPFQNLEKTTVLQEARTFNDTPVNPRKCAHILTKILYLLNQGEQLGTMEATEAFFAMTKLFQSRDVVLRRLVYLGIKELSSLAEDVIIVTSSLTKDMTGKEDLYRAAAIRALCTITDGGMLAAIERYMKQAIVDRSAAVSSAALVSTLHLTNVSGDVARRWANEAQEALNSNNVMVQYHALGVLYQARKADKHAVIKLVAKLMRTSPKSPYAACMLIRMACKLLDEVDKGEEFLGFIESCLRHKSEMVVYEAAHALINLGRSCTKEITPAISVLQLFCGSQKPALRFAAVRTLNKVAMSHPTAVTACNLDLENLITDSNRSIATLAITTLLKTGAESSVDRLMKQIATFVSEISDEFKVVVVQAIRALCQKFPRKHAVLMNFLSAMLRDEGGLEYKAAIADTIIAVMEVNAEAKEAGLAHLCEFIEDCEHNSLAVRILHLLGQEGPTSKQPSRYIRFIYNRVILESASVRAAAVTALARFAAACSPLLPNVLVLLSRCQLDSDDEVRDRAAYYCAILQQQNDQTVLPLVQPPLLSVPSLERALRNYMQTSMDEPFDISQIPPAQTIEEPAQVEVHTAVKQQQSRLTREESFMEKLSQIPHLTMIIRDSSLLKSSPVFELTESETEYNVKCIKHTFTDLLVLQFDCVNTLSDQLLEDVRVAVEAPEGYVIMCEVPCPRLPYNELGTTYTVLRYPEDIHASVATIPTTLRFMARDCDPATGVPDADQGYNDEYMLEDLEITLADQVRGIGNRVLDFGAAWDAAAAKGYAKLEETFALGPSVTSLEGAIQSLTGFLGLDAVDRTNRVQSGAAAHNLLLSGIFRGGKEVLARARLALSDNQVTMQLSVLCQDPDVADLIISSVG; encoded by the exons ATGCTTTTAAACGCGataagaaagaggaagaagatg TTCCTTGTAAACAGATTTAAACGACTGCTCGTCgtggaagataatttttctccaatgaattcttttatttcac gTGGGGGAAACCCTTTTCAAAATCTAGAGAAAACGACGGTTCTGCAAGAAGCTCGTACTTTCAACGATACTCCAGTTAATCCAAGAAAATGTGCTCACattcttacgaaaattttatatctattaaatcaAGGAGAACAATTGGGTACAATGGAAGCAACAGAAGCATTTTTTGCTATGACCAAGTTATTCCAATCCAGAGATGTTGTCCTAAGAAGGTTGGTTTATCTAGGCATCAAAGAATTGAGTTCTTTGGCAGAAGATGTGATTATAGTTACTTCGAGTTTGACAAAGGATATGACTGGAAAAGAAGATTTGTATCGAGCTGCAGCTATAAGGGCATTATGTACCATTACAGATGGTGGGATGTTAGCAGCTATTGAACGTTATATGAAACAAGCTATTGTAGATCGTTCTGCTGCTGTATCCAGTGCAGCTTTAGTTTCTACTTTACATTTGACCAATGTTTCTGGAGATGTTGCACGTAGATGGGCAAATGAAGCTCAAGAGgcattaaattctaataatgtgATGGTTCAATATCATGCTCTTGGTGTCTTGTATCAAGCACGTAAAGCAGATAAACATGCTGTAATTAAGTTAGTTGCTAAGCTTATGAGAACAAGTCCAAAAAGTCCTTATGCAGCATGTATGTTAATTAGAATGGcatgtaaattattagatgAAGTTGACAaaggagaagaatttttaggaTTTATTGAATCTTGTTTACGTCATAAATCAGAAATGGTGGTATATGAAGCAGCACATGCCTTGATCAATCTTGGGAGAAGTTGCACAAAAGAAATAACTCCTGCTATTAGtgttcttcaattattttgtgGATCTCAAAAACCAGCTCTGAGATTTGCTGCTGTTAGAACTTTAAATAAAGTTGCCATGTCTCATCCAACAGCAGTTACTGCATGCaatttagatttagaaaatttaattactgaTTCAAATAGATCTATTGCTACATTAGCAATTACTACCCTATTAAAAACTGGAGCAGAAAGTTCAGTAGATCGATTAATGAAGCAAATTGCTACTTTTGTATCGGAAATTTCGGATGAGTTTAAGGTCGTGGTTGTACAAGCTATaag GGCTCTCTGTCAAAAATTCCCTCGAAAACATGCAGttctaatgaattttctttctgcTATGCTAAGAGATGAAGGAGGTCTTGAATATAAAGCAGCAATTGCAGATACAATAATAGCTGTCATGGAAGTAAATGCAGAAGCAAAGGAAGCTGGTCTAGCTCATCTTTGTGAATTTATTGAAGATTGCGAGCATAATTCACTCGCTGTTCGCATTCTTCATTTACTTGGTCAGGAAGGACCAACTTCAAAACAGCCATCCCgatatattcgttttatttacaatCGTGTTATTTTGGAAAGTGCCAGTGTTCGTGCTGCAGCGGTTACTGCGTTAGCACGTTTTGCCGCAGCATGTTCACCATTATTGCCAAATGTATTGGTTCTCTTATCGCGCTGTCAATTGGATTCAGATGATGAAGTTCGTGATCGTGCGGCTTATTATTGTGCTATTTTACAGCAACAAAATGATCAAACTGTTTTACCCTTAGTACAGCCTCCTCTTTTATCAGTACCTAGTTTAGAAAGAGCTTTACGAAATTATATGCAAACATCAATGGATGAACCATTTGATATTTCACaa attccaCCAGCACAAACAATTGAAGAACCAGCACAAGTAGAAGTACATACTGCTGTGAAACAACAACAATCTCGATTAACACGAGAGGAAAGCTTCatggaaaaattatcacaaataCCACATTTGACAATGATTATCCGCGATTCTTCTTTACTTAAGTCATCACCTGTGTTTGAATTGACAGAATCAGAAACAGAGTATAATGTTAAATGCATTAAACATACATTCACTGATCTTCTCGTTTTACAATTCGATTGTGTAAATACTCTTTCTGATCAATTACTTGAAGATGTGAGAGTCGCTGTCGAAGCGCCTGAAGG ctaTGTAATTATGTGTGAAGTCCCATGTCCACGTTTACCATACAATGAACTTGGCACAACATATACAGTATTAAGATATCCGGAAGATATTCATGCTAGTGTTGCTACTATTCCTACAACTTTGCGATTTATGGCTCGTGATTGTGATCCTGCGACAGGAGTTCCAGATGCTGATCAAGGATATAATGATGAATATatg TTGGAAGATTTAGAAATAACTTTGGCTGATCAAGTTCGAGGAATTGGAAATAGAGTATTAGATTTTGGTGCTGCATGGGATGCAGCTGCTGCGAAAGGATACGCGAAACTAGAAGAAACTTTTGCTTTGGGTCCATCAGTGACCAGTTTAGAAGGAGCAATCCAAAGTCTTACAGGATTTTTAGGCTTGGATGCTGTAGATCGAACCAACCGAGTACAATCTGGTGCTGCTGcacataatttattactaaGTGGTATTTTTAGAGGCGGAAAAGAAGTTCTTGCACGAGCAAGATTAGCATTGTCGGATAATCAAGTAACAATGCAGCTTTCTGTTCTATGTCAAGATCCAGACGTTgccgatttaattatttcttctgtaggataa
- the LOC412084 gene encoding leucine-rich repeat-containing protein 40 isoform X2 — translation MLDLSCNSLKAIDSKIECLTELTTLYLHNNLLEDLPIEIGNLKKLEILNLSNNKLEKLPHEFYKLIELRQLSLKNNNIKQLDPAFGDFIMLTYLDLSYNNLTELPIGMGYLVRLISLDLNHNILKELPPDLTNMRALQKLNASYNDLEILPPLGELRKVETVMLQTNKLTTFPDMSGCIQLRILHLADNNITEIDMSCLEGVGQLKTLTLGNNQIESIPEEIIKLVYLEIFDLSYNKITLIPEHIGLMPNIKQLIIDGNDIKNIRTDIIRCGTSRILKYIQQGLKSTNLDSKKHVTLNTSTNIYPDRYTMHSTKLLSLAGQNLTEIPQEVLENACKADVGTVDLSRNNFSTLPDELHIITKVADLKLTSNQLTHIPEWICEKYKYLQILDLSKNCLESLPSNIGLLKYLQELNISFNRYKEIPESVYDVSSLEILIANDNLITNIDILSLQKLQKLTILNLANNNIGYIPPELGNLKNLRNLSLSGNCFKQPRQAILMKSTEEILAYLRNRIPQ, via the exons ATGTTGGATTTAAGTTGCAACAGTTTAAAGGCAATTGATTCAAAAATAGAATGTTTGACAGAATTAACTACATTATAT ttacacaataatttattggaaGATTTGCCAATTGAAataggaaatttaaaaaagttagaaatactaaatttatcaaataataaattagaaaaattaccacatgaattttataaactaattGAATTGCGTCAATTaagcttaaaaaataataatataaaacagcTTGATCCAGCATTTGGTGATTTCATAATGTTGACTTATTTg GACTTatcatacaataatttaactgAATTACCAATTGGAATGGGATATTTAGTTAGACTTATTTCTTTggatttaaatcataatatattaaaagagttACCACCTGATTTAACAAATATGAGAG catTACAAAAGTTAAATGCAAGTTATAATGACTTGGAAATATTGCCACCTCTGGGTGAATTAAGGAAGGTAGAAACAGTGATGTtgcaaacaaataaattaacaacatTTCCTGATATGTCTGGTTGTATACAGTTAAGAATACTACATTTGGCTGATAATAACATTACT gaaattGATATGTCTTGTTTAGAAGGTGTAGGACAATTAAAAACATTGACATTAggaaataatcaaattgaatCTATACCagaggaaataataaaattggtgtatctagaaatttttgatttatcataCAACAAAATAACTCT AATTCCAGAACATATTGGCTTAATGCCTAATATAAAACAACTTATAATTGAtggaaatgatataaaaaatattagaacagATATAATACGATGTGGTACatctcgaattttaaaatatatacaacaaGGTCTTAAAAGTACAAACTTAGATTCCAAAAAACATGTAACATTAAATACtagtacaaatatttatccagATAG atATACAATGCATAGTACAAAATTGTTGAGTTTGGCTGGACAAAATCTTACTGAAATACCACAAGAAGTTTTGGAAAATGCATGTAAAGCTGATGTAGGTACTGTGGATTTAAGTAGAAATAACTTTTCTACATTACCTGatgaattacatataattacaaaagttGCTGATTTAAAATTGACATCTAATCAATTAACACATATACCAGAATggatttgtgaaaaatataaatatctacaaattttagatttaagcaAAAATTGTTTAGAATCACTTCCTTCTAACATTGGCTtgcttaaatatttacaagaacttaatatttcatttaacag atataaagaaataccAGAATCAGTTTATGATGTGAGTTctctagaaatattaatagcaAATGacaatttaattactaatattgatatattatctctacaaaaattacaaaaacttacaatattaaatcttgccaataataatattggataCATACCACCAGAACttggtaatttaaaaaatctaag gaATCTATCTTTATCTGGAAATTGTTTTAAACAACCTAGACAAGCAATTCTAATGAAATCTACAGAAGAAATTCTTGCATATCTTAGAAACAGAATACCtcagtaa
- the LOC412083 gene encoding coatomer subunit gamma isoform X2, which produces MNAFKRDKKEEEDGGGNPFQNLEKTTVLQEARTFNDTPVNPRKCAHILTKILYLLNQGEQLGTMEATEAFFAMTKLFQSRDVVLRRLVYLGIKELSSLAEDVIIVTSSLTKDMTGKEDLYRAAAIRALCTITDGGMLAAIERYMKQAIVDRSAAVSSAALVSTLHLTNVSGDVARRWANEAQEALNSNNVMVQYHALGVLYQARKADKHAVIKLVAKLMRTSPKSPYAACMLIRMACKLLDEVDKGEEFLGFIESCLRHKSEMVVYEAAHALINLGRSCTKEITPAISVLQLFCGSQKPALRFAAVRTLNKVAMSHPTAVTACNLDLENLITDSNRSIATLAITTLLKTGAESSVDRLMKQIATFVSEISDEFKVVVVQAIRALCQKFPRKHAVLMNFLSAMLRDEGGLEYKAAIADTIIAVMEVNAEAKEAGLAHLCEFIEDCEHNSLAVRILHLLGQEGPTSKQPSRYIRFIYNRVILESASVRAAAVTALARFAAACSPLLPNVLVLLSRCQLDSDDEVRDRAAYYCAILQQQNDQTVLPLVQPPLLSVPSLERALRNYMQTSMDEPFDISQIPPAQTIEEPAQVEVHTAVKQQQSRLTREESFMEKLSQIPHLTMIIRDSSLLKSSPVFELTESETEYNVKCIKHTFTDLLVLQFDCVNTLSDQLLEDVRVAVEAPEGYVIMCEVPCPRLPYNELGTTYTVLRYPEDIHASVATIPTTLRFMARDCDPATGVPDADQGYNDEYMLEDLEITLADQVRGIGNRVLDFGAAWDAAAAKGYAKLEETFALGPSVTSLEGAIQSLTGFLGLDAVDRTNRVQSGAAAHNLLLSGIFRGGKEVLARARLALSDNQVTMQLSVLCQDPDVADLIISSVG; this is translated from the exons ATGAATGCTTTTAAACGCGataagaaagaggaagaagatg gTGGGGGAAACCCTTTTCAAAATCTAGAGAAAACGACGGTTCTGCAAGAAGCTCGTACTTTCAACGATACTCCAGTTAATCCAAGAAAATGTGCTCACattcttacgaaaattttatatctattaaatcaAGGAGAACAATTGGGTACAATGGAAGCAACAGAAGCATTTTTTGCTATGACCAAGTTATTCCAATCCAGAGATGTTGTCCTAAGAAGGTTGGTTTATCTAGGCATCAAAGAATTGAGTTCTTTGGCAGAAGATGTGATTATAGTTACTTCGAGTTTGACAAAGGATATGACTGGAAAAGAAGATTTGTATCGAGCTGCAGCTATAAGGGCATTATGTACCATTACAGATGGTGGGATGTTAGCAGCTATTGAACGTTATATGAAACAAGCTATTGTAGATCGTTCTGCTGCTGTATCCAGTGCAGCTTTAGTTTCTACTTTACATTTGACCAATGTTTCTGGAGATGTTGCACGTAGATGGGCAAATGAAGCTCAAGAGgcattaaattctaataatgtgATGGTTCAATATCATGCTCTTGGTGTCTTGTATCAAGCACGTAAAGCAGATAAACATGCTGTAATTAAGTTAGTTGCTAAGCTTATGAGAACAAGTCCAAAAAGTCCTTATGCAGCATGTATGTTAATTAGAATGGcatgtaaattattagatgAAGTTGACAaaggagaagaatttttaggaTTTATTGAATCTTGTTTACGTCATAAATCAGAAATGGTGGTATATGAAGCAGCACATGCCTTGATCAATCTTGGGAGAAGTTGCACAAAAGAAATAACTCCTGCTATTAGtgttcttcaattattttgtgGATCTCAAAAACCAGCTCTGAGATTTGCTGCTGTTAGAACTTTAAATAAAGTTGCCATGTCTCATCCAACAGCAGTTACTGCATGCaatttagatttagaaaatttaattactgaTTCAAATAGATCTATTGCTACATTAGCAATTACTACCCTATTAAAAACTGGAGCAGAAAGTTCAGTAGATCGATTAATGAAGCAAATTGCTACTTTTGTATCGGAAATTTCGGATGAGTTTAAGGTCGTGGTTGTACAAGCTATaag GGCTCTCTGTCAAAAATTCCCTCGAAAACATGCAGttctaatgaattttctttctgcTATGCTAAGAGATGAAGGAGGTCTTGAATATAAAGCAGCAATTGCAGATACAATAATAGCTGTCATGGAAGTAAATGCAGAAGCAAAGGAAGCTGGTCTAGCTCATCTTTGTGAATTTATTGAAGATTGCGAGCATAATTCACTCGCTGTTCGCATTCTTCATTTACTTGGTCAGGAAGGACCAACTTCAAAACAGCCATCCCgatatattcgttttatttacaatCGTGTTATTTTGGAAAGTGCCAGTGTTCGTGCTGCAGCGGTTACTGCGTTAGCACGTTTTGCCGCAGCATGTTCACCATTATTGCCAAATGTATTGGTTCTCTTATCGCGCTGTCAATTGGATTCAGATGATGAAGTTCGTGATCGTGCGGCTTATTATTGTGCTATTTTACAGCAACAAAATGATCAAACTGTTTTACCCTTAGTACAGCCTCCTCTTTTATCAGTACCTAGTTTAGAAAGAGCTTTACGAAATTATATGCAAACATCAATGGATGAACCATTTGATATTTCACaa attccaCCAGCACAAACAATTGAAGAACCAGCACAAGTAGAAGTACATACTGCTGTGAAACAACAACAATCTCGATTAACACGAGAGGAAAGCTTCatggaaaaattatcacaaataCCACATTTGACAATGATTATCCGCGATTCTTCTTTACTTAAGTCATCACCTGTGTTTGAATTGACAGAATCAGAAACAGAGTATAATGTTAAATGCATTAAACATACATTCACTGATCTTCTCGTTTTACAATTCGATTGTGTAAATACTCTTTCTGATCAATTACTTGAAGATGTGAGAGTCGCTGTCGAAGCGCCTGAAGG ctaTGTAATTATGTGTGAAGTCCCATGTCCACGTTTACCATACAATGAACTTGGCACAACATATACAGTATTAAGATATCCGGAAGATATTCATGCTAGTGTTGCTACTATTCCTACAACTTTGCGATTTATGGCTCGTGATTGTGATCCTGCGACAGGAGTTCCAGATGCTGATCAAGGATATAATGATGAATATatg TTGGAAGATTTAGAAATAACTTTGGCTGATCAAGTTCGAGGAATTGGAAATAGAGTATTAGATTTTGGTGCTGCATGGGATGCAGCTGCTGCGAAAGGATACGCGAAACTAGAAGAAACTTTTGCTTTGGGTCCATCAGTGACCAGTTTAGAAGGAGCAATCCAAAGTCTTACAGGATTTTTAGGCTTGGATGCTGTAGATCGAACCAACCGAGTACAATCTGGTGCTGCTGcacataatttattactaaGTGGTATTTTTAGAGGCGGAAAAGAAGTTCTTGCACGAGCAAGATTAGCATTGTCGGATAATCAAGTAACAATGCAGCTTTCTGTTCTATGTCAAGATCCAGACGTTgccgatttaattatttcttctgtaggataa